The stretch of DNA TTATCTATTGAACCTAAAACACGCTGCATAAAGTTATTTAAAGCGGTTTTTTTATCAACTCCTTCTTTTATTGCTTTATTTACTTCTAAAGCTCCGTACATATTCGAAATCAATTCGCCTATTACATCTAACTCTTCGTCTTTTAAAGAAGAAACTTCAGTTAAATTTTCTAAAACTTCAATAGCTTCAACTAAGTAATCTTGGTCGTTATCTTCAATAAACTGAGTTAATTGTTTAATTACAGGTAATTTCATGTTTTTAAAGTTTATAGTTTGCTGTTAGTGGTTTAGGGTTAAAATAAATTTTTAAATAACCATAAACTATGAACAAAAAACCATTAATTAAATTACTTCACTAACTAATTCAGTTAAAACTTCTAATTTATTAGTTTGAGTTTGGTTAACCAATTCTCCATTTTTGAAAGCAGCGAAAGTTGGTAAATTATCCACTTTAGCTAATTTTCTAGATTCTGGAAATTTTTCTGCATCCACTACTAAGAATGGTACGTTTTCATTTTCAGAAGCTAATTTTTTGAATTTTGGTTTCATAATACGGCAATTTCCACACCATGAAGCTGAAAATTGAACCAATACAATATCGTTTGACTTTACAATTTCTTGTAAATTATCTTGTTCTATTTCTTGAAACATATTTTTGAAATTTTAATTAGACAATAAATCAATGTGCCAATAATTGTCTTATCGACACATTGAAAATTGACATATTATATTAGTGAGAAGCTAAATAAGCTGCAGTACTTTTTCTATCTGCGTTCATTGCATCTTTACCTTCTTCCCAGTTTGCAGGACAAACTTCACCTTTAGTTTGAACGTGAGTGTAAGCATCAATTAATCTTAAGTACTCGTTTACGTTTCTTCCTAATGGCATATCGTTTACACTTTCGTGGAAGATTTTACCTTCTTCGTCAATTAAGTAAGTTGCACGGAAAGTAACGTTAGATCCTTCAAGAATTTCTTCTCCTAAGTTTTCATCAAAAACCCACTCAGCATCTAAAATGTCTAAAGCTGCAGATAAGTTTCTTGTTGTATCAGCTAATAAAGGATAAGTTACACCTTCAATACCACCATTATCTTTTGCAGTATTTAACCAAGCAAAGTGAACTTCGTTTGTATCACAAGAAGCTCCAATTACTGTTGTGTTTCTTTTTTCAAATTCACCTAAAGCAGCTTGAAAAGCATGTAATTCTGTTGGACAAACAAAAGTGAAGTCTTTTGGATACCAAAATAATAATACTTTTTTCTTGTTATTTACTGCTTCTTCTAAAACGTTGATTCTTAAGTTATCTCCCATTTCAGAGATAGCGTCAACTGTAATGTTTGGGAATTTTTTTCCTACTAATGCCATGATTTTAAATATTAAAATGTTAATTATTTTTCTATGGCAAAATTACAAATAAATAAACCATAACTAAGGTTGAGTTATGGTTTATTTTTATTTCTCTATAAGATTTATCTATTCGTTAACATTGTCAATAATTTGACGTATTTTAATGTTAAATGCCGCATAAATTAATGTCATAAACGGACTAATAATGTTGAAGAAAGCATAAGGTAAATAGTCAAAAGTACTAACGCCAAGCGCTCCCGATTGATACGCTCCACAAGTATTCCAAGGAATTAAAACAGAAGTTACCGTTCCTGAGTCTTCTAATGTTCTACTTAAGTTTTCAGGAGCTAAACCACGGTCTTTATATGCTTTTGCAAACATTTTTCCAGGAACAACAATTGCTAAATACTGATCTGAAGCTGTAATGTTTAAAGCTAAACAACTTCCTACTGTTGAAGCAAATAAACCTAAAGTAGAGTGTGCCAATTTTAATAATGTTTGACTGATTCTAGCTAATGCTCCGATAGCATCCATAATTCCACCAAAAACCATTGCGCAAAGAATTAACCAAATGGTTCCTAACATTTTTTGCATTCCTCCAGATTTAAATAAATCCTTTAAAGTTTCATTTTCTGTTGGTATAATAGATTCAATTGTAATAGCATTCATTATACCTTTATATCCTGAAATAAAGTTTAGTTCTTTTGCGCCAGACAACATTAAAATAATTTCTGGTTGAAAAATTAAAGCAAAAATAGCACCTAGTAATGTACCAACTAACAATGCAATTAAAGGCTCAGTCTTTTTAACGATTAAACCAATAACAATAACTGGAACTAAAAATAGCCAAGGAGAAATATTAAAAGCTTTTTGAATGTCTTCTAATAAAGCTGCTGTGTTTGCTGTTCCATGAGTTTCAACTGTTAAACCTAAAATAATAAAAATAATTAATGTTATTACATAAGTAGGAACTGTTGTTAAAGTCATGTATTTAATATGAGTGAATAAATCGGTTCCTGCCATTGCAGGCGCAAGATTCGTTGTGTCAGACATTGGTGATAATTTGTCTCCAAAGTAAGCACCTGAAATTACTGCACCAGCTACCATACCTAAATCAAATCCTAAAGCACCACCAATTCCTATTAAAGCAATACCCACAGTTGCAGAAGTTGTCCAAGAACTACCAGTTGCAATTGAAATAACCGAACATATAATTAAAGTTGCTGGTAAAAATATAGCTGGACTTAAAATTTGTAATCCATAATAGATCATTGAAGGAATAATTCCGCTTACTAACCAAGTTCCGGCTAAAGAACCTACCATTAATAATATTAAAATTGCTCCTGCTGTAGACTTGATATTTTCAGCAACTTCATCGAGCATTTTTTTATAAGAAACTTTATTAAAAAATCCTACAATAGCGGCTACTGCAGCTCCAAGTAATAAAACAAATTGATTACTTCCACCTAAGGCTTCATCTCCAAAAACAAA from Flavobacterium haoranii encodes:
- a CDS encoding peroxiredoxin produces the protein MALVGKKFPNITVDAISEMGDNLRINVLEEAVNNKKKVLLFWYPKDFTFVCPTELHAFQAALGEFEKRNTTVIGASCDTNEVHFAWLNTAKDNGGIEGVTYPLLADTTRNLSAALDILDAEWVFDENLGEEILEGSNVTFRATYLIDEEGKIFHESVNDMPLGRNVNEYLRLIDAYTHVQTKGEVCPANWEEGKDAMNADRKSTAAYLASH
- the nhaC gene encoding Na+/H+ antiporter NhaC, giving the protein MSTKIHRNKELNIFEALIPVFALIGMLAFNVFVFGDEALGGSNQFVLLLGAAVAAIVGFFNKVSYKKMLDEVAENIKSTAGAILILLMVGSLAGTWLVSGIIPSMIYYGLQILSPAIFLPATLIICSVISIATGSSWTTSATVGIALIGIGGALGFDLGMVAGAVISGAYFGDKLSPMSDTTNLAPAMAGTDLFTHIKYMTLTTVPTYVITLIIFIILGLTVETHGTANTAALLEDIQKAFNISPWLFLVPVIVIGLIVKKTEPLIALLVGTLLGAIFALIFQPEIILMLSGAKELNFISGYKGIMNAITIESIIPTENETLKDLFKSGGMQKMLGTIWLILCAMVFGGIMDAIGALARISQTLLKLAHSTLGLFASTVGSCLALNITASDQYLAIVVPGKMFAKAYKDRGLAPENLSRTLEDSGTVTSVLIPWNTCGAYQSGALGVSTFDYLPYAFFNIISPFMTLIYAAFNIKIRQIIDNVNE
- a CDS encoding thioredoxin family protein encodes the protein MFQEIEQDNLQEIVKSNDIVLVQFSASWCGNCRIMKPKFKKLASENENVPFLVVDAEKFPESRKLAKVDNLPTFAAFKNGELVNQTQTNKLEVLTELVSEVI
- a CDS encoding DUF6952 family protein, with amino-acid sequence MKLPVIKQLTQFIEDNDQDYLVEAIEVLENLTEVSSLKDEELDVIGELISNMYGALEVNKAIKEGVDKKTALNNFMQRVLGSIDKE